TCGTCGTTCGGCTAATCGAGGCGCCGCACTATCGACGGTTCCTGCGCGAGCGCGGCATCGCCCGCCTCCACCCCGGCGGTACGACGGAACGTCGTCGCGGCGTCGCCCACGCCGCCCGCCCCGTGAACGCGGGAAACGGCTTCTGCTTCGTCGACCACCGCGGCGAGGTGTGCCCGAGCGGATTCCTCCCCCTCTCCGCCGGCAACCTCCGGCAGTCATCCCTCGCCAAGCTCTATCGCGACAGTCCACTCTTTCGCGCGCTGCGCGATCCCTCCCGGCTGCGCGGCCGCTGCGGCCGCTGCGAATATCGCGAGCTCTGCGGCGGGTCGCGCTCCCGCGCCTACGCGCTCACCGGCGACCCCTTCGCCGAGGACCCCTCCTGCGCGTACGAGCCCCGGCCTCTCACCGCAGCGGCCGCACCGAAAGCCTGAGTGGGCGCGCCCCCTGCCGGCACGCGCCCGGCCGCGGCCTCCGCGCCCGCCGTCCAACGATTGGAATCCCGAGCCCGACACCGCTCCACTCCCTGGACGTGCGGAGCTCTCGGGCGCTGGCGACCCGGCGCACGCGGTGGACATCGCCCCGCCGCTCTGCAATCATCCACCACCACAACACAACCGGAGACCATCCATGCGCCGATCCCCCATCGCCATCGCGCTGATATGGCTGCCCCTGGCACTTCACGCGGCCCCCACCATCGATCGCACCGAAATCCGCCTGCCCGACCTGCCCGGCTACGTCACGCTCAAGTGCGACCTGCACCTGCACACCGTCTTTTCCGACGGCGACGTCTGGCCGCCGGTGCGGGTGATCGAGGCCTGGCGCGACGGCCTCGATGCGATCGCCCTGACCGACCACATCGAATACCAGCCCAAAACCAACGACGTGCCGACCCAACACCACCGGCCATACGAGCTGGCCGCCGGCACCGCTCGCGAACGCGGCATCCTGCTGATTCGCGGCGCGGAGATCACCAAGTCGGCGGAGACCGGCCACTATAACGCGATCTTCCTCACCAACATCTACGAGGTCGCCCACGACGACGTGCGCGAGAGCGTCCGCCGCGCCGCCGCGCAGGGCGCGTTCGTGTTCTGGAACCATCCCGGCTGGAAGGTGCCTCCCGACCAACCGATCGTGCGACCCCACCACGAGGAGATGGTCGCCTCGAACTGGCTGCACGGCATCGAACTGTGGAACGATGGGACTGCCTACACCAACGTGTGGCCGTGGGCGATGAAGACGAAGCTGGCCTGGCTCGGCAACTCGGACTATCACCGGCCGATCGACCCGCCCCTCCCCAACCACGCAAACCATCGCACGCTCACCATCGTGCTGGCGCGCGAACGGTCGCTGACCGGTCTGCGGGAAGCCCTCTTCGAGGGGCGGACACTCATCTGGAACGAGAACCTGCTGGTTGGCCGCCGCGAGTGGCTCGAACCATTCGTCGCGGCATGTCTACAGGTTGATCCGCCGCACCATCGCGATGCGAAGAACCTCGCGTTCCACTTGCGGAACCTCTCCGATATCCCGTTCGAGCTAGTCCGCATCGAAGGGCCGGGACCTGAGCGGCTCAGCGTGCCGGCCGGCCGCGTGGTGCTGGTGAAGATCCCTGTGCCCGCCGCGACAACCGCCCGCCTAGTGTACGCCGCAACCAACGCATGGTGGGCGCCCGGTGAGTTCGCGCAGCTGACGTGGACAGTCGACGCGCGGAAGCCATAGCGGCGGGGTTCCAGATGGTCCGCGCGCCCGCGGCGCTGCTGGCGCTCCTCGCGCTCGGCATGCGCGCACCGGCCGACGACGCCCCCGCTCCCGTGGACCTGCGAGCGTCCGGCTCGTTCCGCCTCCGCTACGAACACCTCGAGGGCTTCAACGTCAGCGGCTACGGCGGCCCGGACGACGACCTGCTGCTCGGCCGCGCGCGCGTGCGGCTCGATGCGGCCTCGCCTCTCGGCCCCACCGCCGCGCTGGAGCTCCAGTCCGCATACTACTGGCTCAGCCGCCTTCGGCTCGACGACTTGGGTAACGCAACGCCGCATCGCGACGATTTGGACGTGCGCATCGCGCTCCTTGAGTGGCGCCAAATCGCAGACACGCCGCTCGGAATCTCCGTCGGCCGCCAGGACCTGACCTACGGCGCCGGACGGCTCTTCGCACCGATGAACTGGGGGAATGTCGGCGGCAACTGGTGGGACGCCGCCCGGCTGCTGTGGGACGAGAAGTCGTTCAATCTCCACGCCCTCTACGCCCGACGCGTCCGAATCGAACCGCGCGCACTGAACCGCCATCACGCACCATTCCATCTCGCCGGCGCGATTGGCCACCTCCACATCGACGCGGTGGAACCGGAGGTGTTCTATCTGCTGAAACGCAACGAGTCCGCCCCCGACGAAACCCGCCACACCGCGGGCGCCTCGCTGTACCGCCGCGCCGGACAAGGCTGGGATGGTCTGCTGTGGTACGCGGTGCAGACCGGCGAACTGGACGGGCGGGACATTCGCGCCTGGGCGCTGCTGCTCCACGGCGGCCACACGTTCGAGGCACCCGGTCGCCCCCGCCTCGGCTTCGAATACAACCGCGCCTCGGGCGACCCCACACCCGACGATCGGCACGAGGGAACCTTTGACGGTGTCTACGGTCAGATCGCGCAGCCCTACGGCTGGATGAATTTCGTCATGCTGAAAAATCTCGAGGAGGCGGTGCTGACCGGTAGCCTCCAGCCCAGTTCCAGCCTCACCGCCACGCTGGAGCTGCATCTGTTCCGGCTGGCGGAGCCACGCGACGCCTGGTACTGGTCCACGCGGCAACCGGAACGCCGCGATCCGACCGGCCGGGCCGGCGCCGACCTCGGTCGGGAAATCGACTTCATCCTCGGCTGGAAGCCCGGCGGCGGCCTCGAGGTGCTCGCCGGCGTCGCGAGGTTTTGGCCCGGCACATACCTGCGGCGCACCGAGGGCGGCGCGCGACCCGCGAACTGGTGGTTCCTTCAGCTGCAGTGGTCATGGTGACGCCGCCGAGGGGCAGCGCTCCCCTCCGGGCCGCGCTTGCAGGCGGCCGGCAACCGAATCATGCTGTTGGCGATGCGCCGGTGGGAGCTTGCGTTGTCGTCGGGAGCCGCGGCATTGACGATCGCCTGCAATGGCGCGCCCGGTGCAGCGGGTGAGGGAGCTCGCGCCGACCCCTGGGCCGAGGCGCGCGCCACGATGGTTCGCGTTATTCGCGCCTACGGGGTCACCAATCCGGCGGTATTGGACGCGATGGGCCGCGTGCCCCGGCACGAGTTCATTCCGGCGGAGTTCCGCGACCAGACCGCGTACGGCGACCATCCGAACCCGATCGGCCACGGGCAGACGATCTCCCAGCCCTACATCGTCGCATACATGACCGACCGGCTCGGTCCGATCGCCGGCGCGAAAGTGCTCGAAATCGGCACCGGCTCCGGCTACCAGGCCGCGATCCTCGCCGCGATGGGCGCGCGCGTGTACACGATCGAAATCGTGCCCGAGCTCGCACAACACGCGCGGCGCGCACTCGACGCGGCCGGCTTCCGCGACGTGCAGGTCCGTTGCGGCGACGGCTACCGTGGCTGGCCCGAGGAGGCGCCGTTCGATGCGATCATTGTCACCTGCGCGCCGACCGCGGTGCCGCCCGCGCTCGTGGAGCAGCTGCGCGAGGGCGGCCGTCTCGTCATTCCGGTGGGCCCCTCCGGCTGGTCCCAGACGCTCAAAACCTTCCGCAAAAACAAAGGCGAGCTGGTGCTGGAAGACGAGATTCCGGTGCGGTTCGTGCCGATGGTGCCGGGCTCGGCGAAACCCTCCGCCAACGAGCGGCGCTGACAGCGAGGGACTGCGGCCTACTCCGCCAGCACCGCCAGCGCCGTCGCCACCTGCCCGAATGGCGCGCTGACCTGCACACCGCGCACGAGCCCGCGGATCTTCGCGATCGTTTCCCGCGCGATCTCGATGCCTACTCGCTTCTGTCCCTCGCGGTCCGGCACCGCCGCCATCCGCCGCATCACCTCGTCCGGCACCACGACGCCGGGCACCTCGTTGCGCATGAATTCCGCGTTGCGGAGACTCGCCAGCGGCCACACTCCCGCAATCACCGGCACACCAAGATCCGAAATTGCCCCGAGAAAGCGCTCCAGTGGTTCCACCGCAAACACCGGCTGCGTGATCACAAACTCCGCGCCGGCCTCGACCTTTTCCCGCAGCCGTCGCAGCTCCCGCGCCATGTCGATCGCGTTCGGGTCCGCACCCACCCCGATCAGCGCGCGCGTGGGCGGATCGAGCCGCCGGCCACCGATGTCCACACCCCGATTCATGTGATCCTGGATCTTCGTCATCCCGATCGAGTCGGCGTCGAACACCGCGCTGGAGAACGGGAAGTCGCCCAGTTTCGGCGGGTCGCCGGTGATGAAGAGGATG
Above is a window of Kiritimatiellia bacterium DNA encoding:
- a CDS encoding Sb-PDE family phosphodiesterase; this translates as MRRSPIAIALIWLPLALHAAPTIDRTEIRLPDLPGYVTLKCDLHLHTVFSDGDVWPPVRVIEAWRDGLDAIALTDHIEYQPKTNDVPTQHHRPYELAAGTARERGILLIRGAEITKSAETGHYNAIFLTNIYEVAHDDVRESVRRAAAQGAFVFWNHPGWKVPPDQPIVRPHHEEMVASNWLHGIELWNDGTAYTNVWPWAMKTKLAWLGNSDYHRPIDPPLPNHANHRTLTIVLARERSLTGLREALFEGRTLIWNENLLVGRREWLEPFVAACLQVDPPHHRDAKNLAFHLRNLSDIPFELVRIEGPGPERLSVPAGRVVLVKIPVPAATTARLVYAATNAWWAPGEFAQLTWTVDARKP
- a CDS encoding protein-L-isoaspartate(D-aspartate) O-methyltransferase — protein: MLLAMRRWELALSSGAAALTIACNGAPGAAGEGARADPWAEARATMVRVIRAYGVTNPAVLDAMGRVPRHEFIPAEFRDQTAYGDHPNPIGHGQTISQPYIVAYMTDRLGPIAGAKVLEIGTGSGYQAAILAAMGARVYTIEIVPELAQHARRALDAAGFRDVQVRCGDGYRGWPEEAPFDAIIVTCAPTAVPPALVEQLREGGRLVIPVGPSGWSQTLKTFRKNKGELVLEDEIPVRFVPMVPGSAKPSANERR
- a CDS encoding alginate export family protein; its protein translation is MDSRRAEAIAAGFQMVRAPAALLALLALGMRAPADDAPAPVDLRASGSFRLRYEHLEGFNVSGYGGPDDDLLLGRARVRLDAASPLGPTAALELQSAYYWLSRLRLDDLGNATPHRDDLDVRIALLEWRQIADTPLGISVGRQDLTYGAGRLFAPMNWGNVGGNWWDAARLLWDEKSFNLHALYARRVRIEPRALNRHHAPFHLAGAIGHLHIDAVEPEVFYLLKRNESAPDETRHTAGASLYRRAGQGWDGLLWYAVQTGELDGRDIRAWALLLHGGHTFEAPGRPRLGFEYNRASGDPTPDDRHEGTFDGVYGQIAQPYGWMNFVMLKNLEEAVLTGSLQPSSSLTATLELHLFRLAEPRDAWYWSTRQPERRDPTGRAGADLGREIDFILGWKPGGGLEVLAGVARFWPGTYLRRTEGGARPANWWFLQLQWSW